In one window of Vulpes vulpes isolate BD-2025 chromosome 1, VulVul3, whole genome shotgun sequence DNA:
- the SPATS1 gene encoding spermatogenesis-associated serine-rich protein 1, translating to MHAGSSPRDYHLPSICRATRSRELEKVQEKRDSDMTVVEKRYSTKHSDFLESKGCFANTTPSGRKVSPSSSVETCLSVSEPPGPCKVSVHLDLAADLDLKSSSHSVHSSETSLPEDPKDKYPEEFSLLKLQTKDGHRPEWTFYPRFSSNIHTYHVGKQCFFNGVFLGNRRSLSERIVDKCFGRKKYDIDPRNGIPKLTPGDNPYMYPEQSKDFHKAGSTLPPVNFSIVPYEKKYDTFIPLEPLPQIPTLPFWVKEKANRLKNEIREVEELDNWQPASPLIHNLLPAGSLDSPRQS from the exons ATGCACGCTGGAAGCTCTCCACGGGACTATCATCTCCCCTCCATCTGCAGAGCGACCCGCAGCAGAGAGCTGGAGAAGGTTCAAGAGAAAAGAGACTCTGACATGACGGTGGTGGAGAAGAGATACA GTACTAAACACAGTGATTTTCTGGAATCTAAGGGATGCTTTGCCAATACAACACCCTCTGGCAGAAAGGTCAGCCCCTCATCTTCTGTTGAAACATGTCTTAGTGTGAGTGAGCCTCCAGGCCCGTGCAAAGTGTCTGTTCACCTAGA cCTTGCTGCAGATTTAGATCTGAAATCCTCCTCACATTCTGTTCACTCCTCTGAAACATCATTGCCTGAGGACCCGAAGGATAAATATCCTGAGGAGTTCAGCTTGCTTAAATTACAGACAA AAGATGGGCATCGTCCTGAGTGGACATTTTACCCGAGAtttagcagcaatatccacaccTACCATGTTGGAAAGCAGTGTTTCTTTAATGGAGTCTTCCTTGGCAACAGGAGGTCTCTATCAGAGAGAATAGTGGACAAGTGCTTTGGGAGGAAGAAATATG ATATTGATCCTAGGAATGGAATACCAAAGTTAACTCCAGGAGATAACCCATATATGTACCCAGAACAGAGTAAAGACTTCCACAAAGCAGGATCAACTCTCCCACCAGTGAATTTCTCCAT agtgcCTTATGAAAAGAAATATGATACATTTATTCCACTTGAGCCTCTTCCACAAATTCCTAC CTTGCCTTTCTGGGTGAAGGAGAAGGCCAACAGGCTGAAGAATGAGATAAGAGAGGTTGAGGAGCTTGACAATTGGCAACCAGCATCCCCCTTGATACACAATTTGCTCCCTGCTG GTTCTTTGGATTCCCCAAGACAATCCTGA